A genomic region of Candidatus Dadabacteria bacterium contains the following coding sequences:
- a CDS encoding type IV toxin-antitoxin system AbiEi family antitoxin domain-containing protein, which translates to MSYVETQYETPRGTRINRVLAQNPPGVPMTSGWLALQRVSPQLLQGYKSSGWLSPIGRGAWMRAGTEPTLSGSIYALQRQRSVTVYPAACTALGYQGRLHYLPLGASPVLQLAVGSERKLPQWFTRQPFAANLRILNADALFDPVSAGVTNWRAGEFSLEISSPERAMLEYCYLLPNHADFEEARQLMEGLATLRPEMVQSILLACRSVKAKRLFLALAEIVSHEWYRELNLGSVNLGSGSRHVVSGGLWNSRFKITVPEIWMDS; encoded by the coding sequence ATGAGCTACGTAGAAACACAGTATGAAACGCCACGGGGAACCAGAATCAATCGCGTGCTTGCCCAGAATCCCCCGGGTGTTCCCATGACCAGCGGGTGGCTAGCCTTGCAACGGGTTTCCCCCCAGCTGCTGCAGGGCTACAAGAGCAGCGGGTGGCTGAGTCCTATTGGCAGAGGGGCATGGATGAGGGCTGGAACGGAACCTACCTTGTCAGGATCCATCTACGCTTTGCAACGGCAGCGTTCCGTAACCGTTTACCCCGCGGCGTGTACGGCGCTTGGGTATCAGGGGCGACTGCATTACCTGCCGCTTGGAGCAAGCCCCGTTCTACAGCTAGCCGTCGGGTCCGAAAGGAAACTGCCCCAGTGGTTTACGCGTCAACCGTTTGCCGCAAACCTGCGCATTCTTAACGCCGATGCGCTGTTTGACCCGGTTTCAGCGGGCGTGACCAACTGGCGTGCCGGGGAGTTCTCGCTCGAAATAAGCTCTCCCGAACGGGCCATGCTTGAGTACTGCTACCTGCTGCCGAACCACGCGGATTTCGAGGAAGCCAGGCAGCTTATGGAAGGCCTAGCGACATTGCGCCCTGAGATGGTGCAAAGCATCCTGCTTGCGTGCAGGTCGGTAAAGGCAAAGCGGCTGTTTCTTGCCTTGGCGGAGATTGTCAGTCACGAATGGTACCGTGAACTGAACCTGGGGTCCGTTAATCTCGGTTCAGGGAGCCGACATGTTGTAAGCGGCGGACTCTGGAACTCGAGATTCAAGATAACGGTTCCCGAAATCTGGATGGATTCATGA
- a CDS encoding ABC transporter permease: MKQGSGVGYWDRVWIEFKKDSLAYVSFFFIILLAVTALFESFLAGNRPIVLVEEGKYYFPVVIDYPEFRGEDLRGMYLDDPDSFAIFPPVKYSPTESDFFSVLSAPDGNHFLGTDDRGRDVLSRMIHGARISLSIGVVAVGIAMVIGIILGAVAGYYGGWIDFAISRLIEVMITFPVFFLILTILAFTEPSIYNIMIVIGITGWTGVARLVRGEFLKLRQTNYVEAAWALGSGDRRIILKHMLPNALAPVLVSATFGVAGAILVESSLSFLGFGVTPPEPSWGEIISQSQKYVDFAWWLVLFPGLAIFVTVTALNLVGEGFRNAIDPKLKER, from the coding sequence ATGAAGCAGGGCTCAGGCGTCGGGTACTGGGACAGGGTATGGATCGAGTTCAAGAAGGACTCCCTCGCGTATGTCTCGTTTTTTTTCATAATCCTCCTCGCGGTGACGGCGCTTTTTGAAAGTTTCCTCGCGGGCAACAGGCCCATAGTGCTCGTTGAGGAGGGCAAGTACTATTTCCCCGTGGTTATCGATTATCCCGAGTTTCGCGGAGAGGACCTTCGGGGCATGTATCTTGACGATCCGGATTCGTTCGCGATTTTCCCCCCCGTAAAGTACAGTCCCACGGAAAGCGATTTCTTCTCCGTTCTCTCGGCTCCCGACGGGAACCATTTTCTCGGCACGGACGACAGGGGAAGGGACGTTCTCAGCAGGATGATTCACGGAGCGAGGATATCGCTCTCGATAGGAGTGGTCGCAGTCGGGATAGCCATGGTGATAGGAATAATACTGGGAGCGGTCGCGGGTTATTACGGCGGCTGGATTGATTTTGCGATTTCAAGGCTGATAGAGGTGATGATCACTTTCCCCGTTTTCTTCCTGATTCTCACCATCCTCGCCTTTACTGAGCCCAGCATTTATAACATCATGATAGTGATAGGCATAACGGGCTGGACGGGCGTGGCGAGGCTCGTTCGCGGGGAGTTCCTTAAGCTTCGCCAGACGAACTACGTCGAGGCTGCGTGGGCGCTTGGAAGCGGCGACCGCAGGATTATACTAAAACACATGCTTCCAAACGCTCTCGCGCCCGTTCTGGTGAGCGCCACCTTCGGAGTGGCGGGAGCGATACTGGTTGAATCGAGTCTCAGCTTTCTCGGGTTCGGGGTGACGCCCCCGGAACCCAGCTGGGGAGAGATAATCTCGCAGTCCCAGAAGTACGTGGATTTCGCGTGGTGGCTTGTTCTTTTCCCCGGGCTTGCGATTTTCGTGACGGTTACGGCTCTTAATCTGGTGGGGGAAGGATTCAGAAACGCGATAGACCCCAAGCTAAAGGAAAGATAA
- a CDS encoding IS1595 family transposase translates to MEEKIIPSKKNGVVESLPEGTSLTEIMRTFPDNATAEKWFVENRWPDGIHCPCCGAKNIQERKTRKPQPYRCRDCRKDFSVKTGTLMHHSRLGLQVWAIAIYLLVTNLKGVSSIKLHRGLDITQKSAWHLAHRIRETWKENKDMFPGPLEFDETLTGGKGLPCQGLIS, encoded by the coding sequence ATGGAAGAAAAGATAATACCGAGCAAGAAAAACGGGGTCGTCGAGTCACTTCCTGAGGGAACATCGCTAACAGAGATAATGAGGACGTTCCCTGATAACGCTACGGCTGAAAAATGGTTTGTTGAAAACCGCTGGCCAGACGGGATACACTGCCCGTGCTGCGGAGCGAAAAATATCCAGGAAAGAAAAACCCGTAAGCCTCAACCTTACCGTTGCCGTGATTGTCGCAAGGATTTCTCCGTCAAAACAGGGACGCTGATGCATCATTCTAGGCTTGGACTTCAGGTTTGGGCGATAGCCATATATCTTCTTGTTACCAACCTCAAAGGTGTTTCCAGCATCAAACTCCATAGAGGTCTGGATATCACTCAAAAGAGCGCATGGCACTTGGCTCACCGCATAAGAGAGACTTGGAAGGAAAATAAAGACATGTTCCCTGGGCCTTTAGAATTTGATGAGACCCTTACGGGTGGTAAAGGCCTTCCCTGTCAAGGACTGATCTCATGA
- a CDS encoding ABC transporter ATP-binding protein, protein MANSELLEIKNLNVSFPSEGGELEVLGDVSLSIGEGRIVGVVGESGCGKTLTALSVMGLLPVPPARVNSGEVIYKGENLLSLTERELRHYRGNRISMIFQEPMSSLNPVYTVGDQIGEVIRVHENVSRKEEKKRVVDLLDTVGIPSPAERYSSYPHEMSGGMCQRVMIAMALACSPELLIADEPTTALDVTIQAGILSLIKSLRDRMGMAVMLISHDLGVISNVADDVYVIYAGKVVEQGSVKQLFSAPAHPYTIGLINSIPGQSAGEELHSIRGTIPSPGEFPEGCRFNNRCEYAEGKCFEAQPDLYSVSDSHGSACFRYEMFLENGVE, encoded by the coding sequence ATGGCGAATTCAGAGCTGCTTGAGATAAAAAACCTTAACGTGTCCTTTCCCTCAGAGGGCGGGGAGCTTGAAGTCCTGGGAGACGTGAGCCTCAGTATAGGAGAGGGGAGGATAGTCGGGGTCGTAGGGGAAAGCGGCTGCGGAAAAACCCTCACAGCTCTTTCTGTCATGGGGCTTTTGCCCGTGCCGCCTGCCAGGGTGAACTCGGGGGAGGTTATATACAAGGGAGAAAACCTACTTTCGCTCACCGAGCGGGAACTCAGGCATTACCGCGGAAACAGGATCTCCATGATATTCCAGGAACCGATGAGTTCCCTTAATCCCGTTTACACCGTGGGAGACCAGATAGGCGAGGTCATAAGGGTTCATGAGAACGTCTCGAGGAAAGAGGAGAAGAAAAGAGTGGTTGATCTGCTAGACACAGTCGGCATTCCCTCTCCCGCCGAGAGATACTCGAGCTACCCGCACGAAATGAGCGGGGGAATGTGCCAGAGGGTGATGATCGCTATGGCCCTTGCCTGCAGCCCCGAGCTGCTGATAGCCGATGAGCCTACGACCGCCCTTGACGTGACCATCCAGGCGGGAATTCTGTCTCTTATAAAAAGCCTTCGGGACAGGATGGGGATGGCGGTCATGCTTATATCCCATGACCTCGGGGTTATCTCCAACGTTGCTGATGATGTCTATGTTATTTACGCGGGGAAGGTGGTCGAGCAGGGAAGCGTCAAGCAGCTTTTCTCCGCCCCTGCCCATCCCTACACGATAGGGCTTATAAACTCGATTCCCGGACAGTCGGCGGGCGAGGAGCTTCACTCGATCAGAGGTACGATTCCGTCTCCCGGGGAGTTCCCCGAGGGATGCAGGTTCAACAACCGCTGCGAGTACGCGGAGGGGAAATGTTTTGAGGCGCAGCCGGACCTTTACAGCGTTTCTGATTCTCACGGTTCAGCCTGTTTCCGCTACGAGATGTTTTTGGAAAACGGGGTGGAATAA
- a CDS encoding ATP-binding cassette domain-containing protein, giving the protein MNESILNVRELKKYFPIRKGILSRISSYVRAVDEVELEIERGSTVGLVGESGSGKTTLGKTVLRLLAPTAGKIFFEGEDITELDPARLRSLRREMQMIFQNPYGSLNPRMNVGSLVSEGISIHNTVKKEERHEFVVRLLGEVGLGTDVMGRYPHEFSGGQRQRIAIARAISLRPKFVVCDEPVSALDVSVQAQIINLLKDLQKKHGLSYLFISHDLRVVKHVSDLVAVMYLGKIVEIASSDDIYSNPAHPYTRMLISAIPEIRTTGSENGSEASVSGEIRNLADIPSGCSFHPRCPLATEVCSRETPRLEKKGADGRSVACHNV; this is encoded by the coding sequence ATGAATGAATCAATATTAAATGTAAGAGAACTTAAAAAGTACTTTCCGATCCGAAAGGGTATTTTATCAAGAATTTCAAGCTATGTACGTGCCGTTGATGAAGTAGAACTTGAAATTGAAAGGGGCAGTACAGTGGGTCTTGTGGGAGAGAGCGGCAGCGGCAAGACGACGCTTGGAAAAACGGTGCTGAGACTTCTTGCTCCCACCGCCGGGAAGATATTCTTTGAGGGAGAGGACATCACCGAACTTGACCCGGCTCGGCTTCGCTCCCTGAGAAGGGAAATGCAGATGATATTCCAGAACCCCTACGGTTCCCTTAACCCCAGGATGAACGTGGGCTCGCTTGTCTCTGAGGGAATAAGCATTCACAACACGGTAAAAAAGGAAGAACGCCACGAGTTCGTGGTCCGGCTTCTCGGCGAGGTAGGTCTTGGAACCGACGTCATGGGTCGCTATCCTCACGAGTTCAGCGGGGGACAGCGCCAGAGGATAGCAATAGCGCGCGCGATCTCTCTTCGCCCGAAATTTGTTGTCTGCGATGAGCCCGTCTCGGCGCTTGACGTGTCAGTGCAGGCGCAGATAATAAACCTGCTTAAGGATCTTCAGAAAAAACACGGTCTTTCCTACCTTTTCATATCCCATGACCTCCGCGTCGTAAAGCACGTAAGCGACCTTGTGGCCGTAATGTACCTTGGGAAAATAGTCGAGATTGCCTCAAGCGACGATATCTACTCAAACCCCGCGCATCCCTACACCAGGATGCTTATCTCCGCAATCCCCGAGATAAGGACAACCGGGAGCGAAAACGGCAGCGAAGCGTCCGTATCGGGAGAAATAAGGAATCTCGCGGATATTCCCTCGGGCTGCAGTTTTCATCCGAGATGTCCTCTGGCTACGGAGGTATGCTCAAGGGAGACTCCGCGGCTGGAAAAAAAAGGAGCCGACGGACGCAGCGTCGCCTGTCATAACGTCTGA
- a CDS encoding BglII/BstYI family type II restriction endonuclease, translated as MSLSLLTDAGFDITHKNHALAVLARDFPVPFEELCEVLTGIRIADVELIQGGGGEASSTQRLRRDLTDKNWEKRRITIRKTVDELEKFSVTHEIDHVRRTENGTIALEIEWNNKDPFFDRDLENFQRIHKDGVISAGVIVTRGRSLQDSLVKIVADCASRHNIRGFEDLSVFGVSPTKRQRDMVKTTGDDFIKDWAPVFVRDKFGRATTHWDKLQDRIERGVGNPCPLLLIGIPASVVYEGEL; from the coding sequence GTGAGCTTATCTTTACTGACGGATGCGGGATTTGATATTACCCACAAAAACCACGCCTTAGCAGTTCTTGCCAGGGATTTTCCTGTACCATTTGAAGAATTATGTGAAGTGTTAACGGGCATAAGGATTGCGGATGTGGAACTGATACAGGGTGGAGGGGGCGAAGCAAGTTCCACTCAGAGACTGCGCAGAGATCTGACTGATAAAAACTGGGAGAAGCGCAGGATCACTATCAGAAAGACAGTGGACGAGCTGGAAAAGTTTTCAGTAACGCACGAAATTGACCATGTCAGAAGAACTGAGAATGGGACAATCGCTCTTGAAATAGAGTGGAATAATAAAGACCCGTTCTTTGATCGCGACCTCGAGAATTTCCAGCGCATACATAAAGATGGGGTGATTAGCGCAGGCGTGATAGTGACTCGCGGCAGATCACTTCAAGATAGCTTGGTCAAAATTGTGGCTGACTGCGCTTCACGCCACAACATCAGAGGATTTGAGGACTTATCCGTATTCGGAGTAAGTCCGACAAAACGACAACGTGACATGGTGAAAACCACAGGTGATGATTTCATAAAAGATTGGGCGCCTGTTTTCGTACGGGATAAATTTGGAAGGGCTACGACACACTGGGACAAGCTGCAGGACCGTATTGAAAGAGGTGTTGGAAATCCATGCCCGCTACTTCTCATAGGAATTCCGGCATCCGTAGTATACGAGGGAGAATTATAG
- a CDS encoding HigA family addiction module antitoxin translates to MNPVNGMRPVHPGEILSQELDALGLSIDELSKKLRVPKDRITKILNSHCDVREDMALRLSGYFCTTPRLWLNLQRSWELRRARIRSGCETAQSLGPEKNAA, encoded by the coding sequence ATGAACCCTGTAAACGGAATGAGGCCGGTGCATCCGGGTGAGATACTTAGCCAGGAACTTGACGCGCTGGGGCTGTCAATCGACGAGTTATCAAAAAAATTAAGGGTGCCGAAAGACCGGATCACGAAGATTCTTAACAGCCATTGTGACGTGAGAGAGGACATGGCACTACGCTTGTCCGGTTATTTTTGTACGACTCCGAGGCTCTGGCTTAACCTGCAGAGGTCATGGGAACTTAGACGGGCACGGATCAGGTCGGGTTGCGAAACTGCTCAAAGCCTTGGACCTGAAAAGAATGCGGCGTAA
- a CDS encoding BglII/BstYI family type II restriction endonuclease: MQIKSSHSHLNGEECMLVRYGELWTDIRTVIESVDAEACRVRVFTEKDGQQENLLVSPEEISKRFKDGFESRGWQQRRAAFWVMRNGNLLRNVRGMSGDEKGCGIKRSEHEAIRYYNRPCFAKGRVAVELQFDDYAFTSRELFAEHLSSYVSDMIDVGIEILPVKDLERKMSSGVPCYERGVLNLLKQGRGVPPVPLVLIGIGS, encoded by the coding sequence ATGCAGATTAAATCTAGTCATTCACACTTAAACGGCGAGGAATGTATGCTGGTTCGCTACGGGGAGCTATGGACGGACATACGGACTGTGATAGAGAGCGTTGACGCCGAGGCTTGCCGAGTCAGGGTCTTTACGGAAAAAGATGGGCAGCAGGAAAACCTGCTGGTTTCCCCTGAAGAAATCAGCAAACGGTTCAAAGATGGCTTTGAAAGCAGAGGGTGGCAACAGCGAAGGGCGGCATTCTGGGTAATGCGCAACGGAAATCTTCTTCGCAATGTACGCGGGATGTCTGGAGATGAGAAAGGATGTGGAATCAAAAGATCCGAACATGAAGCGATAAGATATTATAACCGGCCCTGTTTTGCAAAAGGTCGGGTGGCGGTGGAATTGCAGTTTGACGATTACGCTTTTACCTCCCGTGAACTGTTTGCCGAGCATCTCAGTTCCTATGTTTCTGACATGATTGACGTGGGGATTGAGATACTTCCTGTGAAGGATCTGGAGCGGAAAATGTCCTCTGGCGTTCCTTGCTATGAACGAGGAGTGCTGAATCTGCTTAAGCAAGGGCGAGGAGTGCCGCCAGTTCCCCTAGTACTGATCGGCATAGGTTCCTGA
- a CDS encoding ABC transporter permease, which translates to MKDYILKRLLLMIPTLFGITLITFLVIQLAPGSPVESRMSLDQGIKSDQVTKEIVEQTKKLYGLDKPVHERYFIWLGQIVTLDFGNSYKDHRPVIDKIAERLPITLILNALSIFLVYLLAIPIGAWSAVRQWSFAERATTFVLFLLYSIPSFWMAVVLIYFFGGGGAFDIFPIYGVHSRGYEDLPFLERTLDFLWHLVLPVFCLTYASLASLSRYQKGSLLEVLREDYIRTARAKGLAPNRVLFKHALRNSLIPIVTIIASILPAMIGGSVIIETIFSIPGIGRLGFESVLSRDYPVIMAVATISAFLTLIGILISDLTYAVVDPRIGFERKS; encoded by the coding sequence ATGAAGGACTATATCCTGAAAAGACTTCTGCTGATGATTCCCACGCTGTTCGGGATCACCCTTATCACTTTCCTGGTGATACAGCTTGCCCCGGGGAGCCCCGTTGAGAGCAGGATGTCGCTTGATCAGGGAATAAAAAGCGATCAGGTGACCAAGGAGATAGTCGAGCAGACCAAAAAACTCTACGGTCTCGATAAGCCCGTTCACGAGAGGTATTTCATCTGGCTCGGCCAGATCGTGACGCTTGATTTCGGAAATTCCTACAAGGACCACCGCCCGGTAATAGACAAGATAGCGGAAAGACTCCCGATCACCCTCATACTGAACGCTCTTTCGATCTTCCTCGTGTACCTGTTAGCCATACCGATCGGGGCCTGGTCAGCCGTTAGGCAGTGGAGTTTTGCGGAGCGCGCAACGACTTTCGTTCTTTTTCTCCTCTACTCGATTCCGAGCTTCTGGATGGCCGTGGTGCTTATCTATTTCTTCGGCGGCGGGGGAGCTTTTGATATCTTCCCAATATACGGAGTGCACTCGAGGGGATACGAGGACCTTCCTTTTCTCGAGAGAACCCTCGATTTCCTGTGGCATCTTGTTCTCCCCGTGTTCTGCCTTACCTACGCCTCCCTCGCATCGCTTTCGCGCTACCAGAAGGGAAGCCTGCTTGAAGTGCTCCGGGAGGATTACATAAGGACAGCCAGGGCCAAGGGACTTGCGCCAAACAGGGTGCTTTTCAAGCACGCTCTCAGGAATTCGCTTATTCCCATAGTTACGATAATCGCCTCGATTCTTCCCGCCATGATAGGGGGAAGCGTTATCATAGAGACCATCTTTTCGATCCCCGGGATAGGAAGGCTGGGATTTGAGTCCGTGCTTTCAAGGGACTACCCAGTAATAATGGCCGTCGCCACCATCTCCGCTTTCCTTACCCTGATCGGCATTCTCATATCGGATTTAACCTACGCCGTGGTTGACCCCAGGATCGGCTTTGAGAGGAAGTCATGA
- a CDS encoding MT-A70 family methyltransferase, whose amino-acid sequence MNEELSRYLNGRKFGTVLADPPWRFHNRTGKVAPEHRRLSRYDTMTFEEIAALPVKDHVADISHCYLWIPNALLPYGLDILDAWGFEYKTNLIWHKIRKDGGSDGRGVGFYFRNVTEILLFGVRGKNARTLAPGRSQVNLIASRKREHSRKPDEQYDLIESCSRGPYLELFGRGTREKWVVWGNQANGDYQPDWPTYKYNSTGAE is encoded by the coding sequence ATGAATGAAGAATTATCACGGTATCTTAATGGCAGGAAATTCGGAACTGTACTAGCCGACCCTCCTTGGAGATTTCATAACAGAACCGGCAAGGTTGCCCCGGAACACCGCAGATTGTCGAGATATGACACCATGACATTCGAGGAGATAGCGGCACTCCCTGTAAAGGACCATGTTGCCGACATTTCTCATTGTTATCTATGGATACCGAATGCGTTGCTCCCTTATGGTTTAGACATATTGGACGCTTGGGGCTTTGAATACAAAACAAATCTGATCTGGCACAAAATACGTAAAGACGGCGGGTCGGATGGAAGAGGCGTAGGATTTTACTTCCGAAATGTGACAGAAATCCTGTTATTCGGCGTTAGGGGGAAAAACGCCAGAACCCTTGCCCCGGGCAGAAGCCAGGTTAATTTGATAGCCAGCCGCAAAAGAGAGCATTCACGTAAACCTGATGAGCAATATGATCTTATAGAGAGCTGTAGCCGGGGACCGTATCTTGAATTGTTTGGACGTGGCACCAGAGAGAAATGGGTAGTGTGGGGCAATCAGGCTAATGGAGACTATCAACCTGACTGGCCTACATACAAATACAATTCGACGGGTGCCGAGTGA
- a CDS encoding methyltransferase domain-containing protein, with protein MKADRSFDFRGMDGYVPGVSIGTLIMGSNLTDIFKSGKSGDVATRIEGFKSHPSGAGHEGTGESKTDSRNPVITWYDLATDFIEYGWGQSIHFASRAANESFAASIARHEHYIALRLGLRPGMMAIDLGCGVGGPLIEIARFSGARILGVNINALQLERAEKRCEAAGLGHLADWLHCDFMEIDAPDASFDAAYSIEGTCHAPDRTGVYAEIFRLLKPGGSLAVYECCMTDLFNPDDPDHRRLKTDMEYASALPDIPMTHEVDDILRKVGFELVEARDIAADAPPGIPWYQPMVGSGLSFANFRSSAVGRRLTHGLLWLLERLRIVPRGTTEVSNLLSFTAATFAEAGRLGIFTPMYFFHARKPE; from the coding sequence TTGAAAGCGGACCGGAGTTTTGATTTTCGGGGCATGGACGGTTATGTTCCGGGCGTATCAATCGGGACTTTGATTATGGGATCGAACCTCACCGACATCTTCAAAAGCGGAAAATCAGGCGATGTCGCCACGCGCATCGAGGGTTTCAAAAGTCACCCTAGCGGCGCGGGGCACGAAGGTACGGGCGAGAGCAAGACGGATTCCCGGAATCCCGTAATAACCTGGTACGACCTCGCCACCGACTTTATCGAGTACGGCTGGGGGCAGTCCATCCATTTCGCTTCGCGGGCGGCTAATGAAAGCTTTGCCGCGTCGATTGCCCGGCACGAACACTATATCGCCCTCAGGCTCGGCCTCAGGCCCGGAATGATGGCTATAGATCTGGGCTGCGGAGTCGGCGGCCCGTTGATCGAGATTGCGCGTTTCTCCGGCGCCCGTATCCTGGGCGTCAACATCAATGCGCTGCAGCTCGAACGGGCCGAGAAGCGCTGCGAGGCGGCGGGTCTTGGCCATCTGGCCGACTGGTTGCATTGCGATTTCATGGAAATCGACGCACCGGACGCATCCTTCGACGCCGCTTATTCCATTGAGGGGACCTGTCACGCACCGGACAGGACTGGGGTTTACGCCGAAATTTTCCGCCTGCTAAAGCCCGGCGGATCTCTGGCGGTCTACGAATGTTGCATGACTGACCTGTTTAACCCTGATGACCCGGATCACCGACGGCTCAAGACCGATATGGAGTATGCCAGCGCTCTTCCGGATATCCCCATGACGCACGAGGTGGACGACATCCTGCGGAAAGTCGGATTCGAACTCGTGGAGGCCCGCGATATAGCGGCCGACGCCCCGCCGGGCATTCCATGGTATCAGCCCATGGTCGGATCGGGCCTTTCATTTGCAAATTTTCGCAGTTCCGCGGTGGGGCGCCGACTGACCCACGGTCTGCTCTGGCTGCTTGAACGGCTGAGAATCGTGCCGCGCGGAACAACCGAGGTTTCCAAC
- a CDS encoding nucleotidyl transferase AbiEii/AbiGii toxin family protein, translating into MTEAYRRQSDLLLETLRIAAGQEVFALKGGTAINFFFRNCPRLSVDIDLCYLPLNGRDEAFRDIRENMEAIRSEIRKFLSGAEVDIQENFKALVRKDGMLVKIEVNEVVRGTLLPPVRMPLCPLLEKEFGGSMKINCLSEAELYAGKFCAALQRQHPRDIFDVWLFFKRGAALTREILDAFVVYLVSHRKPTHEVLDPRIQDIRNLYHHRFAGMARIDVSLENLLETQLALPGRILIALTERHRAFLVGFNEGEPDWNLLPFPDARNLPAILWKRINLDRMSRGKRGEAVRKLVRVLRDNPYIHDTI; encoded by the coding sequence ATGACGGAAGCGTATCGAAGGCAATCGGACTTGCTGCTTGAGACGTTGCGGATTGCCGCCGGACAGGAGGTGTTCGCTCTCAAGGGAGGCACGGCCATCAATTTCTTCTTCCGGAATTGCCCGAGGCTTTCCGTGGACATCGATCTCTGCTACCTGCCGCTTAACGGCCGCGACGAAGCGTTTCGCGATATCCGTGAGAACATGGAAGCGATCAGGTCTGAGATCAGAAAATTCTTGTCCGGGGCGGAAGTGGACATCCAGGAGAATTTTAAGGCCTTGGTAAGAAAAGACGGCATGCTGGTTAAGATCGAAGTTAACGAAGTGGTGCGAGGAACCTTGCTGCCGCCGGTCAGGATGCCCTTGTGTCCGTTGCTTGAAAAAGAGTTCGGCGGGAGCATGAAGATAAACTGCCTCTCGGAGGCGGAGCTTTACGCGGGCAAATTCTGCGCGGCCCTGCAGAGACAGCATCCGCGGGACATATTCGATGTTTGGTTGTTTTTTAAAAGAGGCGCAGCGCTTACTCGTGAGATACTTGACGCTTTTGTCGTTTATCTGGTCAGCCATCGCAAGCCGACTCATGAGGTGCTTGATCCCAGAATTCAGGACATAAGGAACCTTTATCATCATCGTTTTGCGGGGATGGCGAGAATCGATGTGAGCCTTGAGAACCTGCTCGAAACCCAGCTTGCGCTGCCGGGGAGAATTCTAATTGCCCTCACGGAGCGCCACAGGGCTTTTCTCGTCGGGTTTAATGAAGGGGAGCCGGACTGGAACCTGCTTCCTTTTCCCGATGCGAGGAACTTGCCCGCGATTCTCTGGAAGCGGATCAATCTTGACAGAATGAGTCGTGGTAAACGAGGCGAAGCCGTAAGGAAACTGGTACGGGTACTCAGGGACAATCCATATATCCACGATACCATCTGA